A section of the Drosophila sechellia strain sech25 chromosome 3L, ASM438219v1, whole genome shotgun sequence genome encodes:
- the LOC6610131 gene encoding DC-STAMP domain-containing protein 2 isoform X3 has product MHSRQFQNVFLTKILSDIDRRHEKHGYDPLLPLHQLERAKYMKLTSLRLTLFEFVSIVENACFMATTCLQLFAICFLDYGLFWLLETMSFHGHQETGLEVPAYVDLEIKGGGFVADVMRGIANAFRPLTQKSILDVNPCLPLPVKPDYAEYLIILLLCLLAWLILLAEPYILRTRHLIMAYFYPKRAKERGMFLYNMISEDRTSIFKFVRRRKRNEFNHKRNVKHTRNFSWLNNRFSCLIYMCSCCSCCQSTERCTICGRSLTLSNRNPCDTPGCKGAYCGKCFEKSHNKCCLCNRPVDYGDFSDVTEVDDSSDYSEKESFSERQYRKTCGGQR; this is encoded by the exons ATGCACAGCCGGCAATTTCAGAATGTGTTTTTGACAAAGATACTAAGTGATATCGACCGGCGGCACGAAAAGCACGGTTACGATCCACTGCTACCCCTTCATCAACTTGAAAGGGCAAAGTATATGAAG CTTACTAGTTTGCGCTTGACTTTGTTTGAGTTCGTGTCCATTGTTGAGAACGCCTGTTTCATGGCCACAACCTGCTTGCAGTTGTTTGCGATTTGCTTTCTGGATTACGGACTGTTCTGGCTGCTGGAAACTATGTCCTTCCATGGCCACCAAGAAACTGGGCTGGAGGTGCCCGCTTACGTCGATCTAGAGATTAAGGGTGGGGGCTTTGTGGCGGATGTCATGCGAGGAATTGCTAATGCCTTTCGACCCTTGACGCAAAAAAGCATTTTAGACGTCAATCCCTGCCTCCCGCTGCCCGTGAAACCTGATTATGCGGAATATCTAATTATATTACTACTCTGTCTGCTCGCTTGGCTGATCCTTTTGGCCGAGCCGTATATATTGCGCACTCGCCATCTTATAATGGCCTACTTTTATCCAAAACGCGCCAAGGAAAGAGGCATGTTTCTGTACAACATGATTTCCGAAGATAGAA CAAGTATTTTTAAGTTTGTACGCCGCAGAAAGCGTAATGAGTTTAACCACAAACGAAATGTTAAGCACACCAGAAATTTTTCTTGGCTGAACAATAGATTCTCCTGTTTAATATACAtgtgctcctgctgctcctgctgccagAGCACTGAGAGGTGCACCATATGTGGGCGATCTCTGACTCT TTCAAATCGTAACCCCTGCGACACTCCTGGATGCAAGGGGGCTTATTGCGGTAAATGCTTTGAAAAGTCACACAATAAGTGTTGTCTGTGCAATCGACCAGTTGATTATGGTGATTTTTCCGACGTTACTGAAGTAGA CGACTCTTCGGACTATTCTGAAAAAGAGTCTTTTAGCGAAAGGCAGTACAGGAAGACCTGTGGAGGACAACGCTAA
- the LOC6610131 gene encoding DC-STAMP domain-containing protein 2 isoform X1, which yields MEESEPRYGAMWTFKLVVPYVIGGYLCGLAVTLAWNWWQLGHLVLGLNLTFAIPVALVLAVFYSRPVRCIVTLAVPSLCSSRGRAFLISLAFVIAAVGPTANILANLKVMLRSLACGQELLRQALGQMLDVILEPVNAIQLAVDLLMREVRRVLNLAMVVLLRIQDHLIAIIKTLKNCAAWLKSIVDLCNTEMGTPWARCKKTAHHAMIRCQAKMGVFKALCHATKLFLALCYPAKIIDVFCSGYWDLSWGLLDKISERYREFVRHIEEMFDANITFEHEFFFDTNSSKSLADVGEEIIQDINKRLSSFIFLSSFVDILCWVMVVTVFFKATIFYLRYMHSRQFQNVFLTKILSDIDRRHEKHGYDPLLPLHQLERAKYMKLTSLRLTLFEFVSIVENACFMATTCLQLFAICFLDYGLFWLLETMSFHGHQETGLEVPAYVDLEIKGGGFVADVMRGIANAFRPLTQKSILDVNPCLPLPVKPDYAEYLIILLLCLLAWLILLAEPYILRTRHLIMAYFYPKRAKERGMFLYNMISEDRTSIFKFVRRRKRNEFNHKRNVKHTRNFSWLNNRFSCLIYMCSCCSCCQSTERCTICGRSLTLSNRNPCDTPGCKGAYCGKCFEKSHNKCCLCNRPVDYGDFSDVTEVDDSSDYSEKESFSERQYRKTCGGQR from the exons ATGGAAGAAAGTGAGCCCAGGTATGGCGCTATGTGGACATTCAAGCTGGTGGTACCATACGTAATTGGCGGCTACCTGTGCGGCCTCGCGGTGACGCTCGCATGGAACTGGTGGCAGCTGGGCCACTTGGTTCTGGGTCTTAATCTCACCTTCGCGATTCCGGTGGCGCTTGTTCTGGCGGTCTTTTACAGCAGACCCGTAAG GTGCATTGTGACGTTGGCCGTTCCCTCGCTGTGCAGCTCCCGGGGAAGGGCGTTCCTCATCAGCCTCGCCTTTGTCATTGCCGCAGTTGGGCCTACGGCGAACATTCTAGCCAATTTGAAGGTGATGCTCCGCAGCCTCGCTTGCGGACAGGAGCTATTGCGTCAGGCGCTTGGCCAGATGTTGGACGTAATACTGGAGCCGGTGAATGCCATCCAGCTAGCGGTGGATCTGTTGATGCGGGAAGTGCGTCGGGTGCTCAATTTGGCCATGGTAGTGCTGTTACGCATTCAGGACCATTTGATCGCAATTA TTAAAACCCTGAAGAACTGCGCCGCTTGGCTGAAATCAATCGTAGACCTGTGCAACACAGAAATGGGCACTCCCTGGGCACGTTGCAAAAAGACGGCACATCACGCTATGATCAGGTGCCAGGCAAAAATGGGCGTATTCAAGGCGCTATGCCATGCTACAAAGCTGTTTCTGGCCCTCTGCTACCCCGCCAAGATCATCGATGTGTTTTGTAGCGGTTACTGGGATCTCAGCTGGGGTCTCCTTGATAAAATCTCAGAAC GCTACCGCGAATTTGTGCGGCACATCGAGGAAATGTTTGATGCCAATATCACCTTTGAGCACGAATTTTTCTTTGATACAAACTCTTCAAAGAGCCTGGCGGACGTGGGAGAGGAAATTATACAGGATATCAACAAGCGTCTGTCGTCGTTTATCTTCTTGAGCAGCTTTGTGGATATTCTCTGCTGGGTCATGGTGGTTACTGTATTTTTTAA AGCCACCATCTTCTACCTTCGATACATGCACAGCCGGCAATTTCAGAATGTGTTTTTGACAAAGATACTAAGTGATATCGACCGGCGGCACGAAAAGCACGGTTACGATCCACTGCTACCCCTTCATCAACTTGAAAGGGCAAAGTATATGAAG CTTACTAGTTTGCGCTTGACTTTGTTTGAGTTCGTGTCCATTGTTGAGAACGCCTGTTTCATGGCCACAACCTGCTTGCAGTTGTTTGCGATTTGCTTTCTGGATTACGGACTGTTCTGGCTGCTGGAAACTATGTCCTTCCATGGCCACCAAGAAACTGGGCTGGAGGTGCCCGCTTACGTCGATCTAGAGATTAAGGGTGGGGGCTTTGTGGCGGATGTCATGCGAGGAATTGCTAATGCCTTTCGACCCTTGACGCAAAAAAGCATTTTAGACGTCAATCCCTGCCTCCCGCTGCCCGTGAAACCTGATTATGCGGAATATCTAATTATATTACTACTCTGTCTGCTCGCTTGGCTGATCCTTTTGGCCGAGCCGTATATATTGCGCACTCGCCATCTTATAATGGCCTACTTTTATCCAAAACGCGCCAAGGAAAGAGGCATGTTTCTGTACAACATGATTTCCGAAGATAGAA CAAGTATTTTTAAGTTTGTACGCCGCAGAAAGCGTAATGAGTTTAACCACAAACGAAATGTTAAGCACACCAGAAATTTTTCTTGGCTGAACAATAGATTCTCCTGTTTAATATACAtgtgctcctgctgctcctgctgccagAGCACTGAGAGGTGCACCATATGTGGGCGATCTCTGACTCT TTCAAATCGTAACCCCTGCGACACTCCTGGATGCAAGGGGGCTTATTGCGGTAAATGCTTTGAAAAGTCACACAATAAGTGTTGTCTGTGCAATCGACCAGTTGATTATGGTGATTTTTCCGACGTTACTGAAGTAGA CGACTCTTCGGACTATTCTGAAAAAGAGTCTTTTAGCGAAAGGCAGTACAGGAAGACCTGTGGAGGACAACGCTAA
- the LOC6610131 gene encoding DC-STAMP domain-containing protein 2 isoform X2 produces MEESEPRYGAMWTFKLVVPYVIGGYLCGLAVTLAWNWWQLGHLVLGLNLTFAIPVALVLAVFYSRPVRCIVTLAVPSLCSSRGRAFLISLAFVIAAVGPTANILANLKVMLRSLACGQELLRQALGQMLDVILEPVNAIQLAVDLLMREVRRVLNLAMVVLLRIQDHLIAIIKTLKNCAAWLKSIVDLCNTEMGTPWARCKKTAHHAMIRCQAKMGVFKALCHATKLFLALCYPAKIIDVFCSGYWDLSWGLLDKISERYREFVRHIEEMFDANITFEHEFFFDTNSSKSLADVGEEIIQDINKRLSSFIFLSSFVDILCWVMSHHLLPSIHAQPAISECVFDKDTK; encoded by the exons ATGGAAGAAAGTGAGCCCAGGTATGGCGCTATGTGGACATTCAAGCTGGTGGTACCATACGTAATTGGCGGCTACCTGTGCGGCCTCGCGGTGACGCTCGCATGGAACTGGTGGCAGCTGGGCCACTTGGTTCTGGGTCTTAATCTCACCTTCGCGATTCCGGTGGCGCTTGTTCTGGCGGTCTTTTACAGCAGACCCGTAAG GTGCATTGTGACGTTGGCCGTTCCCTCGCTGTGCAGCTCCCGGGGAAGGGCGTTCCTCATCAGCCTCGCCTTTGTCATTGCCGCAGTTGGGCCTACGGCGAACATTCTAGCCAATTTGAAGGTGATGCTCCGCAGCCTCGCTTGCGGACAGGAGCTATTGCGTCAGGCGCTTGGCCAGATGTTGGACGTAATACTGGAGCCGGTGAATGCCATCCAGCTAGCGGTGGATCTGTTGATGCGGGAAGTGCGTCGGGTGCTCAATTTGGCCATGGTAGTGCTGTTACGCATTCAGGACCATTTGATCGCAATTA TTAAAACCCTGAAGAACTGCGCCGCTTGGCTGAAATCAATCGTAGACCTGTGCAACACAGAAATGGGCACTCCCTGGGCACGTTGCAAAAAGACGGCACATCACGCTATGATCAGGTGCCAGGCAAAAATGGGCGTATTCAAGGCGCTATGCCATGCTACAAAGCTGTTTCTGGCCCTCTGCTACCCCGCCAAGATCATCGATGTGTTTTGTAGCGGTTACTGGGATCTCAGCTGGGGTCTCCTTGATAAAATCTCAGAAC GCTACCGCGAATTTGTGCGGCACATCGAGGAAATGTTTGATGCCAATATCACCTTTGAGCACGAATTTTTCTTTGATACAAACTCTTCAAAGAGCCTGGCGGACGTGGGAGAGGAAATTATACAGGATATCAACAAGCGTCTGTCGTCGTTTATCTTCTTGAGCAGCTTTGTGGATATTCTCTGCTGGGTCATG AGCCACCATCTTCTACCTTCGATACATGCACAGCCGGCAATTTCAGAATGTGTTTTTGACAAAGATACTAAGTGA